Proteins encoded by one window of Paenibacillus urinalis:
- a CDS encoding Fur family transcriptional regulator encodes MLSTDQIIEAMSGQGLRITDQRKTLARLFAESEGYLSPKDVYEYMGKSYSGLSFDTVYRNLRVMQELGVLEQVIFEDGVKFKASCSSGHHHHHLICLNCQKTLPIEFCPMNLTDTPDQFQVVEHKFEIFGYCRECQTEGKGYKSTKKPASKGH; translated from the coding sequence ATGCTGTCCACGGATCAAATTATTGAAGCTATGTCCGGTCAAGGACTTCGAATTACAGATCAGCGCAAGACGCTGGCAAGGCTTTTTGCCGAATCAGAAGGTTATTTGTCACCAAAAGACGTTTATGAATATATGGGCAAATCATACAGCGGACTAAGCTTTGATACGGTCTATCGCAACTTGAGAGTCATGCAGGAGCTCGGCGTACTGGAGCAGGTTATTTTTGAAGACGGGGTTAAATTCAAAGCTTCATGCAGCAGCGGTCATCACCATCATCATTTGATATGTCTGAACTGCCAGAAGACACTGCCGATCGAGTTTTGCCCGATGAATCTTACAGACACGCCGGATCAATTTCAAGTTGTTGAACACAAGTTTGAAATTTTTGGATATTGCAGAGAATGTCAGACTGAAGGCAAAGGCTATAAGAGTACGAAGAAGCCTGCTTCCAAAGGTCATTAA
- a CDS encoding cache domain-containing sensor histidine kinase, producing the protein MNLRSKLVVAFLALIIIPMCVMGFGTFLVTSSTIEKKYSEQAEYALKSISYSIESVFQEMNNVTDNGIATSVFQMALESEKPVNLGESDQLYLNASQRNFRSMLYNYPAISYAFLYNLEYSARERIVSIFTKEDFKALPFGEFTNHPLYNQVKELNGVPLWIAPLEHPEFTGYEPVFTQIRLVKELSFFQNIGVLVVQIKNWEIDRIFRNLSMSGNQDTEFMMVNQDGLVVYDPSGFYIGRYMSELMSETFAGGDGYRSSRLNFDGTESILSQYQMKGYPWQLVSVTEWNSLAKETNQLVSWYVIIIICCLFAALMFNVFFMNRITGTIAVLVRFMRRVEDGDLSARIEGKGYDELQLLAQGINDLMDKISSLFRRVKAEQMQKTRAELRVLQAQIKPHFLFNTLESINGLALRGERRKVSEMVNRLASILRISIQDVEEIPIKEEVKHLENYLAIQQYRFAELFEYEIDIPEKLESFPILKLTLQPLVENSIQHGFEGIDYVGFIRVTAWEDMGRVVLEVQDNGIGMANTVLERFEYMAKTTEMEDEPISPAMSERRGLGVRSVADRIRIQYGEHYGIFICSASGAGTTIRCVLPKNDWGDSSWN; encoded by the coding sequence TTGAACTTGCGTAGCAAACTTGTCGTGGCGTTTCTGGCATTGATCATCATCCCGATGTGTGTCATGGGCTTCGGAACCTTTCTCGTGACATCGAGTACAATTGAGAAAAAATACAGCGAGCAGGCTGAGTATGCGCTGAAGTCGATCAGCTACAGCATCGAAAGCGTGTTTCAGGAAATGAACAATGTAACAGACAATGGAATTGCTACGTCTGTGTTTCAGATGGCGCTTGAATCCGAGAAGCCCGTGAACCTTGGGGAGAGCGATCAGCTCTATCTGAATGCGAGTCAGCGGAATTTTCGCAGCATGCTCTATAATTATCCCGCAATCAGCTATGCATTTCTCTATAATTTGGAGTATTCCGCCAGGGAGAGGATTGTCTCTATTTTTACGAAGGAAGACTTCAAGGCACTGCCTTTCGGGGAGTTTACCAACCATCCGCTCTACAATCAAGTGAAAGAGTTAAATGGTGTGCCTCTGTGGATTGCTCCGCTGGAGCATCCGGAATTCACGGGCTATGAGCCTGTATTTACTCAAATCAGGCTTGTAAAAGAGCTGAGTTTTTTCCAGAACATTGGTGTTCTGGTCGTGCAGATCAAGAATTGGGAAATTGACCGGATCTTCCGTAATCTCAGCATGAGCGGGAATCAGGATACGGAATTCATGATGGTGAACCAAGACGGGCTCGTTGTATATGACCCTTCCGGTTTTTATATTGGACGATACATGTCGGAGCTGATGAGCGAGACCTTTGCAGGCGGGGACGGATATCGCAGCAGCAGGCTGAATTTCGATGGAACAGAGAGCATCCTGTCTCAATACCAGATGAAGGGATATCCATGGCAGCTTGTCTCTGTAACTGAATGGAACTCCTTGGCGAAAGAAACGAATCAGCTGGTCAGCTGGTATGTGATTATTATTATATGCTGTCTATTTGCCGCCCTTATGTTCAATGTCTTTTTTATGAATCGGATTACCGGAACGATTGCAGTCCTTGTACGCTTTATGCGCAGAGTTGAAGATGGGGATTTGAGTGCAAGGATTGAGGGCAAAGGCTACGACGAGCTCCAGCTGCTGGCACAAGGCATCAATGATCTTATGGACAAAATCAGCAGCTTGTTCCGCAGAGTCAAGGCCGAGCAGATGCAGAAGACAAGAGCCGAGCTCCGGGTGCTGCAGGCCCAGATCAAGCCGCACTTCTTGTTCAATACACTAGAGTCCATTAATGGACTTGCGCTTCGCGGGGAACGAAGGAAGGTCAGCGAGATGGTGAACAGGCTGGCTAGCATTTTACGTATCAGCATTCAGGATGTGGAAGAAATTCCGATCAAGGAGGAAGTGAAGCATCTCGAGAACTACTTGGCGATTCAACAATACAGGTTTGCTGAGCTGTTTGAATATGAGATTGATATTCCTGAGAAGCTTGAATCCTTTCCTATTCTTAAGCTTACCCTGCAGCCCCTTGTCGAGAATAGCATTCAGCATGGGTTTGAAGGAATTGATTACGTTGGATTCATCCGGGTAACAGCATGGGAAGATATGGGAAGAGTTGTGCTTGAAGTGCAGGATAATGGAATCGGGATGGCTAACACCGTCCTTGAACGGTTCGAATACATGGCGAAGACGACGGAAATGGAGGATGAACCGATATCACCGGCCATGTCTGAACGTCGTGGTCTTGGAGTGCGGAGTGTAGCCGACCGAATTCGCATTCAATATGGAGAACATTACGGTATATTTATCTGTTCTGCGAGTGGGGCAGGAACGACAATCCGGTGTGTGCTGCCCAAAAACGATTGGGGGGATTCGTCTTGGAATTGA
- the yidD gene encoding membrane protein insertion efficiency factor YidD translates to MKPARFIAKAPVQFYRKFISPLTPPSCRFYPTCSAYALEAIEVHGAVKGSLLAAKRIAKCHPLHPGGVDLVPPKKGSEGNTPS, encoded by the coding sequence ATGAAGCCTGCTAGATTCATCGCGAAGGCTCCGGTTCAGTTCTATCGCAAATTCATCTCACCGCTGACGCCGCCCAGCTGTCGTTTTTATCCGACCTGTTCTGCTTATGCACTCGAAGCCATTGAGGTGCACGGTGCAGTGAAGGGATCACTCCTTGCGGCGAAACGGATAGCGAAGTGTCATCCTTTACACCCGGGGGGAGTGGACCTCGTCCCTCCCAAGAAGGGCAGTGAAGGAAATACGCCTTCATAG
- a CDS encoding carbohydrate ABC transporter permease has product MRTLSKSIPHVFLLSYLLVILFPFLFVIFSSVKKDNNAIALNPFGIPQEFAFENYVEAWVNAKIGTYFFNSLYISILASVVSILLGAMFAFAVTRMKHGKWNAAFFSLILVGMLIPNNSLMLPIYLLVRKLGILDTHLALIIPYIANALPFTIIILAAFMRSLPSEIEEAAVMDGLRAQGIFARIVLPLTIPAIVTVFIVNFLGNWNEFLLANYFLSTDTLRTLPVGMVQFRDQYQMNYAQMSAGIVYSVVPVIIIYSILQEQIIEGVTAGSVKG; this is encoded by the coding sequence ATGCGAACCTTGAGTAAATCAATCCCCCATGTATTTCTGCTCAGCTACTTGCTTGTAATTCTATTTCCATTTCTATTTGTCATCTTCTCATCCGTCAAGAAGGATAACAATGCGATTGCGCTTAATCCGTTTGGCATCCCGCAAGAGTTTGCATTTGAAAATTATGTAGAAGCCTGGGTTAATGCCAAGATCGGAACGTACTTCTTTAACAGCTTATATATTTCAATCCTAGCCTCGGTGGTATCCATCTTGCTTGGCGCGATGTTTGCCTTTGCGGTAACAAGAATGAAGCATGGAAAATGGAACGCTGCCTTCTTCAGCCTGATCCTGGTCGGCATGCTCATTCCGAACAACTCCCTGATGCTGCCCATCTATCTGCTTGTCCGCAAGCTGGGTATCCTGGATACGCATCTCGCGCTCATCATTCCTTATATTGCAAATGCGCTTCCGTTTACGATTATTATACTGGCTGCTTTTATGCGTTCGCTCCCAAGTGAAATCGAGGAAGCTGCCGTTATGGACGGGTTGAGGGCACAGGGGATATTTGCTAGAATAGTGTTACCTCTAACCATTCCAGCGATCGTTACGGTATTTATCGTTAACTTTCTTGGCAACTGGAATGAATTTCTTCTAGCCAACTACTTTTTATCCACGGACACACTTCGTACCCTGCCTGTAGGAATGGTGCAGTTCAGAGATCAGTACCAGATGAACTACGCCCAGATGTCAGCGGGAATTGTCTACAGTGTCGTGCCGGTTATCATTATTTATTCCATTTTGCAAGAGCAGATCATTGAAGGTGTAACCGCAGGTAGCGTCAAAGGGTGA
- a CDS encoding carbohydrate ABC transporter permease, whose translation MNKSLKNPWVYSMFILPALILFILFFIYPILNSIYYSFTSWNGVSENPKFIGFENYIKAFGDERFWESALNNGWFILFSCGIQVPLIVLFSLLIANVKRLKGLYKTAVFLPSIMSTAVIGILWGFIYEPNIGLFNQILGLFGIEPIYWLSDEKYAMFSILLTNAWQWTGFYIIMVLAAILAIPRDLDEAAEIDGANRLQRALSITLPLIKPIISVVIMLSIAGAMKAADIVIVMTKGGPAGSTDVLATYMIKYAITNFKYGYGNTIAVLIFVFTLILTALYQVMIARRSERIEY comes from the coding sequence ATGAACAAATCACTCAAGAACCCTTGGGTATACTCCATGTTTATATTACCTGCCTTGATATTGTTTATATTGTTTTTTATTTATCCGATCTTGAATTCGATATACTACAGCTTTACCAGCTGGAATGGCGTATCTGAGAATCCGAAATTTATTGGGTTCGAAAATTATATAAAAGCATTTGGAGATGAGAGATTCTGGGAGTCGGCATTGAATAACGGATGGTTTATTCTTTTTTCGTGCGGTATTCAGGTTCCGCTGATTGTGCTCTTCTCTCTTCTCATTGCGAATGTGAAGCGGCTTAAAGGCCTTTACAAAACGGCGGTGTTCCTTCCCTCCATTATGTCTACAGCAGTTATAGGGATTCTGTGGGGCTTCATCTATGAACCGAATATCGGCTTGTTCAATCAGATATTGGGGTTGTTTGGCATCGAGCCGATCTACTGGCTGTCAGACGAGAAATACGCGATGTTCTCCATCCTGCTGACAAATGCCTGGCAATGGACTGGCTTCTACATCATCATGGTTCTCGCAGCGATTCTCGCCATTCCGCGTGATCTGGATGAAGCAGCTGAGATTGATGGAGCAAACCGGCTGCAAAGAGCATTATCCATAACACTGCCGCTCATCAAGCCTATCATTTCTGTTGTCATTATGCTGTCGATTGCAGGTGCAATGAAGGCAGCAGATATCGTCATTGTCATGACAAAAGGCGGTCCAGCCGGGTCCACAGACGTGCTAGCAACCTACATGATCAAATATGCGATCACGAATTTTAAATACGGCTATGGAAATACCATCGCTGTCCTTATCTTTGTATTTACACTCATTCTGACGGCTCTCTATCAAGTCATGATCGCCCGCCGAAGTGAAAGGATTGAATACTAA
- a CDS encoding copper amine oxidase N-terminal domain-containing protein, producing the protein MNFKKLSILTVFAVSQVLMAFPVSAQSDTAEVQQGQALDQQAASVQETLSQDVKNDESTSHTNNEVKQDTEAAEGSVSGAQDISDEAELPDDSQSDESSEKDQASLPEEDSIESDAVEQQPVSQQTAQETSSVKANTAANTAVSASQLILFYNSSKMIQDGVTYYAPQPMVVKSGVSYVPIRALVDRVGYKVSYNYSTKETLIIQGSNELRFKTNSSSYTVNGVSKSMKGASYQTNNTFMVPLTSITQALGITYSVDNINKRIILNLSSKPLAKFSIQPSKVYAGDQVTYVTAPYSPKGLAIINERWEGRQDVFESEGNYTVSYYVQDSSGTWSDAYTVTINVERPNQPPIPMFTTDKEEYKMGELITYKDESTDDEYIVDTQWDNNAAAFFTPGPKTIRLTVTDNKGASRTYEKTIIITNETLYTLNEFNRLFTPVGEEFAFDGSIVPTWDKVSYTYTDQPGTLIRSNSPETVTREGILYQDRAVGNTRFLLHHLNNTGKKVKMYVVATNNNSATATLRTENLGFAGPTNIAQAAGKKAVQRYFETMQDGSKWSTTQLKPGESKLILTDLSMSSLGQSQIISLYSDVYSNYPIDYKVIMIDEKLDPLSAVKKLPVLDRDGVHNRGTYDNPTRIIRYSETIGEKSQRLVIGDNKDDPNVAGVDPMVGVTASNSGNFGVLYKITLDSVAPNTLISFNPRGGTYSGYAMVNGMLIPLAKSGGVSAPNEQVVLYRTGSYEQKVEIWFTAAPASSLPINLLFTALPQIEE; encoded by the coding sequence ATGAATTTCAAGAAATTATCTATTCTCACCGTCTTTGCCGTTTCACAGGTACTGATGGCTTTTCCAGTGAGTGCACAATCAGACACAGCAGAAGTTCAGCAGGGACAAGCACTTGATCAACAAGCAGCAAGTGTGCAAGAAACCCTGTCCCAAGATGTTAAGAATGACGAGAGTACTTCACACACCAATAACGAAGTGAAGCAGGACACAGAAGCCGCAGAAGGATCCGTAAGCGGAGCTCAGGACATATCTGATGAAGCAGAGCTTCCAGATGATTCTCAAAGTGATGAATCCTCTGAGAAAGACCAGGCTTCACTTCCCGAAGAGGATTCTATAGAGTCGGATGCTGTAGAGCAGCAGCCGGTTTCACAGCAAACTGCTCAGGAGACAAGCTCGGTCAAGGCAAATACAGCAGCGAATACAGCTGTCAGCGCGAGCCAGCTGATCTTATTTTATAATAGCAGCAAGATGATTCAGGACGGTGTTACTTACTACGCTCCACAGCCGATGGTTGTGAAGAGCGGTGTTTCCTATGTGCCTATTCGCGCATTGGTTGATCGAGTCGGATACAAGGTATCATACAATTACAGCACCAAGGAAACGCTGATCATCCAGGGCAGCAACGAACTTCGCTTCAAAACGAACAGCAGCAGCTATACGGTTAACGGCGTTTCGAAGAGCATGAAGGGCGCTTCCTATCAGACGAACAATACATTTATGGTACCGCTGACATCCATTACCCAAGCACTTGGCATAACCTACAGTGTGGATAACATCAATAAACGGATTATTCTGAACCTGTCGAGTAAGCCGCTTGCTAAATTCAGCATTCAGCCGAGCAAGGTGTACGCAGGAGATCAGGTAACTTATGTAACAGCTCCTTATTCTCCGAAAGGTCTTGCGATCATTAATGAACGCTGGGAAGGCAGACAGGATGTATTTGAATCAGAAGGGAACTATACGGTCAGCTATTATGTTCAGGATTCAAGCGGTACATGGAGTGATGCCTATACCGTTACCATTAATGTAGAACGGCCGAATCAGCCGCCGATTCCGATGTTTACAACAGATAAAGAAGAATATAAGATGGGCGAGCTGATTACGTACAAGGACGAGAGTACAGATGACGAGTATATAGTAGATACACAGTGGGACAATAATGCAGCAGCGTTTTTCACACCTGGACCCAAGACGATTCGATTAACGGTTACTGATAATAAAGGGGCAAGCCGGACTTACGAAAAAACGATTATTATCACAAACGAAACGTTGTACACGCTCAATGAGTTTAATCGTCTCTTTACACCGGTTGGGGAGGAATTTGCCTTTGACGGTTCGATTGTCCCGACCTGGGATAAAGTGAGTTATACGTACACGGATCAACCAGGCACACTGATACGAAGCAATAGTCCTGAAACGGTAACCCGTGAAGGGATTCTATATCAGGATCGTGCCGTCGGCAACACGAGATTTTTGCTTCACCATCTCAATAACACCGGCAAAAAAGTGAAGATGTACGTGGTCGCAACGAACAACAACTCGGCTACAGCTACACTTCGCACAGAGAATCTAGGCTTCGCAGGTCCGACCAACATTGCACAGGCTGCAGGCAAAAAAGCGGTGCAAAGATATTTTGAAACGATGCAGGATGGTTCAAAGTGGTCGACTACTCAGCTGAAGCCGGGAGAGAGCAAGCTGATCCTTACCGATCTGAGCATGTCGAGTCTTGGCCAGAGTCAAATTATTTCACTGTATTCTGATGTTTACAGCAATTATCCAATTGACTACAAAGTCATTATGATTGATGAGAAGCTGGATCCGCTGTCTGCAGTGAAGAAGCTGCCGGTTCTTGATCGGGATGGTGTTCATAACCGCGGAACTTATGATAATCCAACTCGCATCATCAGATACAGCGAGACAATTGGCGAGAAGTCACAGCGGCTTGTGATTGGGGATAACAAGGATGACCCGAACGTGGCCGGCGTGGATCCGATGGTAGGGGTAACAGCCTCCAACTCGGGTAACTTCGGTGTCCTGTACAAGATCACACTGGACTCCGTAGCTCCTAATACACTGATCTCCTTTAATCCTCGCGGAGGAACCTATTCGGGCTATGCGATGGTGAATGGAATGCTCATACCTCTGGCGAAGAGTGGAGGAGTAAGTGCTCCGAATGAGCAGGTTGTATTATACCGAACAGGCAGCTATGAGCAAAAGGTCGAAATCTGGTTCACTGCTGCGCCGGCAAGCAGTCTTCCAATCAATCTGTTGTTTACGGCATTGCCGCAAATAGAGGAGTAA
- the metG gene encoding methionine--tRNA ligase — protein MTDKKTFYITTPIYYPSDKLHIGHAYTTVAGDAISRYKRLRGYEVRYLTGTDEHGQKIEQKAKAAGKTPQEFVDHIVAGIQDLWKKLDITNDDFIRTTEPRHTSVVQDVFERLVQQGDIYKGEYEGWYSIPDETYYTETQLVDTEKDANGKIIGGKSPDSGHPVELVKEESYFFKMSKYADRLLQYYEENPDFIQPKSRKNEMINNFIKPGLEDLAVSRTSYEWGVKVSSDPKHVVYVWIDALLNYITALGYGSEDASLYDKFWPADVHLMSKEIVRFHTIYWPIMLMALDLPLPKKVFAHGWLLMKDGKMSKSKGNVVDPVTLIDRYGLDSLRYYLLREVPFGSDGTFTPESFVERVNSDLANDLGNLLNRTVAMVHKYFDGKTPAYLSRVTEFDSTIEELALSTVEKVEEAMENLEFSVALTLIGQFISRCNKYIDETQPWVLAKDEAKREELASVMAHLVESLRVASILLQPFLTQAPRKIWEQLNIQEGELTSWDSTKQAGLVPAGNELRKGEPIFPRLDVEQEVAYIAGAMSGGTKAEPAKAVEAAAEATEGLPEIGIEDFAKVELRVAQVTACEPVKKADKLLKLQLDLGYEQRQVVSGIAKFYTPEEMVGKKVICVTNLKPVKLRGELSQGMILAASHGDQLTLATVPENMPNGAIVK, from the coding sequence GTGACAGACAAAAAAACATTCTACATTACAACACCGATTTACTATCCAAGCGACAAGCTGCACATCGGTCATGCTTACACTACAGTAGCGGGAGATGCGATCTCAAGATATAAGCGCCTAAGAGGCTATGAGGTACGTTACCTGACAGGTACAGATGAGCATGGTCAAAAAATCGAGCAAAAAGCGAAGGCAGCAGGCAAAACACCGCAGGAATTTGTTGACCATATTGTCGCAGGAATTCAGGATTTGTGGAAAAAGCTTGATATCACAAACGATGATTTCATTCGGACGACAGAGCCGAGGCATACATCCGTCGTTCAGGACGTGTTTGAGCGACTGGTGCAGCAGGGCGACATTTATAAAGGGGAATACGAAGGCTGGTACAGTATACCTGATGAAACCTATTACACGGAAACACAGCTGGTGGATACCGAGAAGGATGCGAATGGCAAAATTATTGGCGGAAAAAGTCCGGACAGCGGTCATCCCGTCGAGCTCGTCAAAGAGGAAAGCTATTTCTTCAAAATGAGCAAATATGCAGACCGGCTGCTTCAATATTATGAGGAAAATCCGGATTTCATCCAGCCTAAATCCCGCAAGAACGAAATGATTAACAATTTCATCAAGCCGGGTCTTGAGGATCTGGCTGTATCCCGTACAAGCTATGAATGGGGAGTTAAAGTATCCAGTGATCCTAAGCATGTGGTCTACGTATGGATTGATGCACTGCTGAACTACATTACCGCTCTGGGATATGGCAGTGAGGATGCTTCCTTGTACGATAAATTCTGGCCGGCAGATGTTCATCTGATGAGTAAAGAAATCGTCCGCTTCCACACGATATATTGGCCGATTATGCTGATGGCGCTGGATCTTCCGCTGCCGAAGAAGGTATTTGCCCACGGATGGCTGCTGATGAAGGATGGCAAAATGTCCAAATCCAAAGGGAATGTCGTTGATCCCGTGACACTGATTGACCGCTACGGACTGGATTCCCTGCGTTACTACCTGCTGCGTGAGGTACCTTTTGGATCGGATGGTACGTTTACTCCGGAGAGCTTCGTAGAGCGTGTTAACTCGGATCTCGCGAATGACCTCGGCAATCTGCTAAACCGTACTGTGGCGATGGTGCACAAGTATTTTGACGGCAAAACGCCTGCATACCTATCCAGAGTAACTGAATTTGACAGCACGATTGAAGAGCTTGCGCTGAGTACTGTGGAGAAAGTGGAAGAGGCGATGGAGAATCTGGAATTCTCTGTAGCACTGACACTGATTGGTCAATTCATCAGCCGGTGCAACAAATATATTGATGAAACTCAGCCATGGGTGCTTGCTAAGGATGAGGCAAAACGCGAGGAGCTTGCTTCCGTTATGGCCCATCTGGTGGAGAGCTTGCGTGTAGCATCCATCTTGCTGCAGCCGTTCTTAACTCAGGCTCCGCGCAAAATTTGGGAGCAGCTTAACATTCAGGAGGGAGAGCTTACAAGCTGGGACAGCACCAAGCAGGCAGGATTGGTTCCAGCAGGAAATGAGCTTCGCAAGGGTGAGCCGATCTTCCCGAGACTTGATGTAGAGCAGGAGGTTGCCTATATTGCGGGTGCTATGTCAGGCGGAACCAAAGCAGAGCCAGCCAAAGCGGTAGAAGCCGCAGCAGAAGCAACGGAAGGACTGCCGGAGATCGGAATTGAGGACTTTGCCAAAGTAGAGCTGCGTGTTGCTCAGGTTACCGCGTGCGAGCCGGTGAAAAAGGCAGATAAGCTGCTGAAGCTGCAGCTTGATCTCGGTTATGAGCAGCGTCAAGTAGTATCGGGTATTGCGAAGTTCTATACGCCGGAAGAAATGGTAGGCAAGAAAGTCATTTGTGTGACGAATCTGAAGCCGGTGAAGCTGCGCGGCGAATTGTCTCAAGGGATGATTCTCGCTGCCTCTCATGGAGATCAATTGACTCTGGCTACGGTGCCTGAAAATATGCCGAACGGGGCAATCGTGAAGTAA
- a CDS encoding response regulator transcription factor: protein MELSALLIDDEQPILDNLKEFIDWESLGIKVAGAARTGNEALELSTHVQPDLILCDIRMPVMDGLTFIEQYRIRGGKAEILLLTGYQEFEYARLALQQGVREYICKPIDYFELESTIGALAVRIRNKKQQEQQGTVRELYMSKWIRRKWLQEVLLGESHSPNPCEDVKSTAGGSRYTLILLVAQDYFLNSLLWSEEERKHWHELVGAVIDDHLAASTPAGEVIQTRDGEWCIVIEHDSSLSESTSRVPDPDLLEELERRFTDASGMAAELYASGKKVFDYMLAEEYRDAQRALMMSEHSGTRIANIDEQESGEELEWMSRVWSDRLTLAVRQKNKNEVTSVLKQIYSLMCTDKGSNNGKAIKYFHYIVVLMLRDMHEMKLLKTEAEERIWNVMLQTLTLREYFELSLTLAEACASELPRRTAGELVATARDYIAARLDKDLGIEEMADQLGICSSYFCQLFKSHFGVTFVEYVTRERMESAKAMLTGTDRSIASIGAAVGYRERRYFSKVFHKYYGMKPSEFREMAAKTN from the coding sequence TTGGAATTGAGTGCGCTGCTAATTGATGATGAACAGCCTATACTTGATAACTTGAAGGAGTTTATTGATTGGGAATCGCTCGGAATCAAGGTGGCTGGAGCTGCCCGTACCGGAAATGAAGCGTTAGAGCTGAGTACCCATGTTCAGCCTGATCTCATATTATGTGATATTCGAATGCCTGTCATGGACGGACTAACATTCATTGAACAGTATCGGATAAGAGGCGGGAAAGCAGAGATTCTGCTGCTTACCGGCTACCAGGAGTTTGAATATGCGAGACTTGCATTGCAGCAAGGCGTTCGTGAATACATATGCAAGCCGATCGATTATTTTGAGCTGGAGTCAACCATTGGCGCACTTGCAGTCCGTATCCGCAATAAGAAGCAGCAGGAGCAGCAGGGCACGGTGCGAGAGCTGTATATGAGCAAGTGGATTCGTCGAAAATGGCTGCAGGAAGTATTGCTTGGTGAATCCCATAGTCCCAATCCATGTGAAGATGTGAAGTCAACCGCAGGTGGAAGTCGTTATACACTCATCTTGCTCGTTGCACAGGATTATTTCCTCAATTCCTTGTTATGGTCAGAAGAAGAGCGTAAGCATTGGCATGAGTTGGTTGGTGCAGTAATCGACGATCATTTGGCGGCTTCAACGCCAGCAGGAGAAGTAATCCAGACGCGGGATGGAGAATGGTGTATTGTTATTGAACATGATTCCTCCTTGTCTGAGTCTACTTCCCGTGTCCCTGATCCTGACTTACTCGAAGAGCTGGAACGTAGGTTTACAGATGCATCTGGCATGGCTGCAGAATTGTATGCTTCCGGCAAGAAGGTCTTTGATTACATGCTGGCCGAAGAATATAGAGATGCCCAGCGGGCGCTGATGATGTCTGAGCATTCAGGCACAAGGATTGCAAATATTGATGAGCAGGAGTCAGGCGAAGAGCTTGAATGGATGTCTCGTGTATGGTCGGATCGGTTGACCCTGGCGGTGAGGCAAAAAAATAAAAATGAGGTTACATCGGTGCTGAAGCAAATTTACAGCTTGATGTGCACCGACAAAGGGAGTAACAACGGCAAGGCCATCAAGTATTTCCATTACATTGTTGTTCTCATGCTCCGTGATATGCACGAAATGAAGCTGCTGAAGACAGAAGCAGAAGAACGGATCTGGAATGTGATGTTACAAACGCTTACACTCCGGGAATATTTTGAGCTGTCACTTACCTTGGCAGAAGCTTGTGCAAGCGAGCTGCCGAGGCGCACGGCAGGAGAGCTGGTGGCTACCGCAAGGGATTATATCGCGGCAAGGCTGGATAAAGATCTGGGTATTGAAGAGATGGCAGACCAGCTTGGGATCTGTTCAAGCTACTTCTGCCAGCTATTCAAGAGCCATTTTGGTGTCACTTTTGTTGAATATGTAACGAGAGAAAGGATGGAGTCTGCGAAAGCCATGCTCACCGGAACAGATCGGAGCATCGCTTCGATTGGAGCTGCCGTGGGGTATCGGGAACGGAGATATTTCTCAAAAGTATTTCATAAGTATTATGGAATGAAGCCTTCTGAATTTCGTGAGATGGCAGCCAAGACAAACTGA